agaaaaagatttaaatatatttaatatgacaatattaggtaatatacaatgtatttgatttatatcaaaatggaGATTAcgttatataaacaattaagcTCACCCAAAATTTTGATCAATAGCAGCTCTTGCACGATCCAAGATGGAGAATACTTTTGATTTTGGCGGTACAGGTCGAGAAAGTGGACCACGATTTGCAGGTGGCGGAGGAAGTATagctaaataatatacatatatgcatttttatatatgaatattcacAATCTttcatattattgtatattgcaTTGTATATCTCCTGTATAtcgtaacaaatatatttgttaaaaaatattctatacaagtctctctcattttatgcaatataaacttgtattGATTAATGACATCAaagaaattactattataatattacttaatctcctgtatatatttttacattttgtatgATTTTCATAGATATGAGATTAACCTCTAGACGTTCTAGGTAATGTCGGTCTTGAAGTAGGTCTTAATATACCACCAGTACCAGGACCACTCGAAGGTCCTCTCATTGAAGGTCTTCGATCTTCCGAGACTGGATCGTTAGATATGTTCATTTCCATTTCACGCATTTGTTCTTGGCGTATATTATCATTGTTGTCAGGAATCAAATATTTTCGCACTTCAGCGAGCGCAAACGCAATGCGAGCATAGGCTTCAGCTGGTGGTGCAATAGCTGTAATCTCTACATGTAGATCGTCGGAAAGATGCGCATATTTCGGATCCAAAGAAACACGACATTCTTCTTCCtgagataaaaaacaaaaatcaagaTGCAGATAAGTCATTTTCTtcagatggaaaaaaaaaaagagactttTTGTTACTTACTTTTTGTCTATCTTTCATCGAGCCTCTACCTAATACTGCCATTTTGCACATTGTTTCTTCTTGCAGACGTTTCATAGAATTACCTTTCGGACCAAGCAATTTTCcaacaaaattaaactaaaacaagataagttataaaattaaggtTTAAGATAATaacttatatttgtttatgattctttaaaaaaattttatattaaataagtataattttattaataaattaaataaatatataacatatttaccTTAGGATGCTCACGAATGGGCACCAAAACTTTAACAGAAATACGAACTGGTTTTTCACGATAAATATCCACATATTTTGGATCTCTTAATGGTTTTCCAATAGCTTGCGTTTTTTGAATCTCtataaagcaatatttttttgatgcAATAAAGCATTCAGAGCTTATCgctttcaaatttaataatgaaaaatatgttcttATCGTGCATTAACCCTTATTCTATATTGGTGGGTCATTTTTGTTcgtgatttttctaacgtcaatttctcgaaaacaaataatcataaaataatatatttaagtaaattatttttcaaatttattattttagtctttatttagaatgttcaaagaaagtatatacattttttcagatttt
Above is a genomic segment from Anoplolepis gracilipes chromosome 3, ASM4749672v1, whole genome shotgun sequence containing:
- the LOC140663593 gene encoding KH domain-containing, RNA-binding, signal transduction-associated protein 3, which produces MANMDMDRSSNGEYKYQRDIDDVDMKSRMLDKDSDEKDHQIDKAGEYVRELLKEKIELDNQKSPNAIRLLDHEIQKTQAIGKPLRDPKYVDIYREKPVRISVKVLVPIREHPKFNFVGKLLGPKGNSMKRLQEETMCKMAVLGRGSMKDRQKEEECRVSLDPKYAHLSDDLHVEITAIAPPAEAYARIAFALAEVRKYLIPDNNDNIRQEQMREMEMNISNDPVSEDRRPSMRGPSSGPGTGGILRPTSRPTLPRTSRAILPPPPANRGPLSRPVPPKSKVFSILDRARAAIDQNFGYETPTPPPTNRAGSHHDYEYHGSSTSSARYGDRHYTPSSGYTTYEYEDDSAPHSSHDYYESSDYPEESSSRAWKSYKTTTTSGTASRYRTTPYTRPSNVANPLAANLPNAARRPMMQKPINERNRP